A portion of the Tachypleus tridentatus isolate NWPU-2018 unplaced genomic scaffold, ASM421037v1 Hic_cluster_1, whole genome shotgun sequence genome contains these proteins:
- the LOC143241959 gene encoding granulin-2-like isoform X1, which yields MKTAFLLLFSLVVLAGDAYAVVYCGNGWTCPDGYTCCLRPNGSFGCCPYRNAVCCCSGKTCCQSLHYCSADSTRCHQCLSFAGALVGDAPTATSLVEAGKS from the exons ATGAAGACCGCATTCCTGCTTCTGTTCTCTCTTGTCGTCCTAGCGGGAGACGCTTATG CTGTTGTTTACTGTGGAAATGGATGGACCTGCCCTGACGGGTATACTTGTTGCTTGCGTCCTAATGGCAGTTTCGGTTGTTGCCCATATCGTAATGCCGTCTGTTGCTGTAGTGGCAAAACATGTTGCCAGTCTCTACATTATTGTTCAGCAGATTCTACCAGATGTCATCAATGTTTATCCTTTGCTGGTGCATTAGTGGGTGATGCGCCGACAGCGACATCTCTCGTCGAAGCTGGAAAATCTTGA
- the LOC143241955 gene encoding granulin-2-like, whose translation MKTAFLVLFSLVVLAGDAYAVVYCGNGWTCPDGYTCCLRPNGSFGCCPYHNAVCCCSGKTCCQSLQYCSADSIRCHQCSSFAGALVGDAPTATSLVEAGKS comes from the exons ATGAAGACCGCATTCCTGGTTCTGTTCTCTCTTGTCGTCCTAGCGGGAGACGCTTATG CTGTTGTTTACTGTGGAAATGGATGGACCTGTCCTGACGGGTATACTTGTTGCTTGCGTCCTAATGGCAGTTTCGGTTGTTGCCCATATCATAATGCCGTCTGTTGCTGTAGTGGCAAAACATGTTGCCAGTCTCTACAATATTGTTCAGCAGATTCTATCAGATGTCATCAATGTTCATCCTTTGCTGGTGCATTAGTGGGTGATGCGCCGACAGCGACATCTCTCGTCGAAGCTGGAAAATCTTGA